A genomic segment from Physeter macrocephalus isolate SW-GA unplaced genomic scaffold, ASM283717v5 random_209, whole genome shotgun sequence encodes:
- the KAT2A gene encoding histone acetyltransferase KAT2A isoform X4: protein MTEPSQASTPAPAAQPRPLQSPAPAPTPTPTLSPASAPTPAPTPASAPAPATAPAGSTGTGGPGVGSGGTGSGGDPARPGLSQQQRASQRKAQVRGLPRAKKLEKLGVFSACKANETCKCNGWKNPKPPTAPRMDLQQPAANLSELCRSCEHPLADHVSHLENVSEDEINRLLGMVVDVENLFMSVHKEEDTDTKQVYFYLFKLLRKCILQMTRPVVEGSLGSPPFEKPNIEQGVLNFVQYKFSHLAPRERQTMFELSKMFLLCLNYWKLETPAQFRQRSQAEDVATYKVNYTRWLCYCHVPQSCDSLPRYETTHVFGRSLLRSIFTVTRRQLLEKFRVEKDKLVPEKRTLILTHFPKFLSMLEEEIYGANSPIWESGFTMPPSEGTQLVPRPATVSAAVVPSAPIFSPTMAGGSNSSLSLDSGGAEPMPASSAGEKRKLPENLTLEDAKRLRVMGDIPMELVNEVMLTITDPAAMLGPETSLLSANAARDETARLEERRGIIEFHVIGNSLTPKANRRVLLWLVGLQNVFSHQLPRMPKEYIARLVFDPKHKTLALIKDGRVIGGICFRMFPTQGFTEIVFCAVTSNEQVKGYGTHLMNHLKEYHIKHNILYFLTYADEYAIGYFKKQGFSKDIKVPKSRYLGYIKDYEGATLMECELNPRIPYTELSHIIKKQKEIIKKLIERKQAQIRKVYPGLSCFKEGVRQIPVESVPGIRETGWKPLGKEKGKELKDPDQLYTTLKNLLAQIKSHPSAWPFMEPVKKSEAPDYYEVIRFPIDLKTMTERLRSRYYVTRKLFVADLQRVIANCREYNPPDSEYCRCASALEKFFYFKLKEGGLIDK from the exons ATGACGGAACCTTCCCAGGCCTCGACCCCGGCCCCGGCCGCGCAGCCCCGTCCCCTTCagtccccagcccccgccccaaCTCCGACTCCTACCCTCAGCCCGGCTTCGGCCCCGACTCCGGCTCCCACTCCGGCatcagccccagccccagctacAGCCCCAGCCGGGAGCACAGGGACTGGGGGGCCCGGGGTAGGAAGTGGGGGTACCGGGAGCGGGGGTGATCCGGCTCGACCTGGCCTGAGCCAGCAGCAGCGCGCCAGCCAGAGGAAGGCGCAAGTCCGGGGGCTGCCGCGCGCCAAGAAGCTTGAGAAGCTAGGGGTCTTCTCGGCTTGcaag GCCAATGAGACCTGCAAGTGCAATGGCTGGAAAAACCCCAAGCCCCCCACTGCACCCCGCATGGACCTGCAGCAGCCAGCTGCCAACCTGAGCGAGCTGTGCCGCAGCTGTGAGCACCCCTTGG CCGACCACGTGTCCCACCTGGAGAATGTGTCAGAGGATGAGATTAACCGGCTCTTGGGGATGGTGGTGGACGTGGAGAATCTGTTCATGTCTGTTCACAAGGAGGAGGATACGGACACCAAGCAGGTCTATTTCTACCTCTTCAAG CTCCTGCGGAAATGCATCCTGCAGATGACTCGGCCCGTGGTGGAGGGGTCCCTGGGCAGCCCCCCTTTTGAGAAGCCTAATATTGAGCAG GGTGTGCTGAACTTTGTGCAGTACAAGTTTAGTCATCTGGCTCCCCGGGAGCGGCAGACAATGTTCGAGCTCTCGAAGATGTTCCTGCTCTGCCTTAACTACTGGAAGCTTGAGACGCCTGCCCAGTTTCGGCAGAGGTCTCAGGCCGAGGACGTGGCTACCTACAAGGTCAATTATACCAG ATGGCTCTGTTACTGCCACGTTCCCCAGAGCTGCGATAGCCTTCCCCGGTACGAGACCACTCACGTCTTTGGGCGGAGCCTTCTCCGCTCCATCTTCACCGTTACCCGGCGACAGCTGCTGGAGAAGTTCCGGGTGGAGAAGGACAAGCTGGTGCCCGAGAAGAGGACCCTCATTCTCACCCACTTCCCCAA ATTCCTGTCTATGCTGGAGGAGGAGATCTACGGGGCAAACTCTCCAATCTGGGAGTCGGGCTTCACCATGCCGCCCTCGGAGGGAACCCAGCTGGTGCCCCGGCCGG CTACAGTCAGCGCTGCGGTTGTTCCCAGCGCCCCCATCTTCAGTCCCACCATGGCTGGGGGCAGCAACAGCTCCTTGAGCCTGGATTCCGGAGGGGCTGAGCCCATGCCAG CTTCCTCAGCAGGCGAGAAGAGGAAGCTCCCAGAGAACCTGACCCTGGAGGATGCCAAACGGCTCCGTGTGATGGGTGACATCCCCATGGAGCTCGTCAATGAGGTCATGCTCACCATCACGGATCCTGCGGCCATGCTCGGGCCTGAG ACGAGCTTGCTGTCGGCTAACGCCGCCCGGGATGAGACTGCCCGCCTGGAGGAGCGCCGCGGCATCATCGAGTTCCACGTCATTGGCAACTCGCTCACGCCCAAGGCCAACCGGCGGGTGTTGCTGTGGCTCGTAGGGCTGCAGAACGTCTTCTCCCACCAGCTGCCACGCATGCCCAAGGAGTACATCGCCCGCCTCGTCTTTGACCC GAAGCACAAGACTCTGGCCTTGATCAAGGACGGGCGGGTCATTGGTGGGATCTGCTTCCGCATGTTTCCCACCCAGGGCTTCACGGAGATTGTCTTCTGCGCTGTCACCTCAAACGAGCAGGTCAAG GGCTATGGGACTCACCTGATGAACCACCTGAAGGAGTATCACATCAAACACAACATTCTCTACTTCCTCACCTACGCCGACGAGTACGCCATTGGCTACTTTAAAAAGCAG GGCTTCTCCAAGGACATCAAGGTGCCCAAGAGCCGCTACTTGGGCTACATTAAGGACTATGAGGGCGCGACACTGATGGAGTGTGAGCTGAACCCTCGAATTCCCTACACGGAGCTGTCCCACATCATCAAGAAGCAGAAggag ATCATCAAGAAGCTGATTGAGCGCAAACAGGCACAGATCCGAAAGGTCTACCCCGGGCTCAGTTGCTTCAAGGAGGGTGTGAGGCAGATCCCTGTGGAGAGCGTCCCCGGCATTC GAGAGACGGGCTGGAAGCcgctggggaaggagaaggg GAAGGAGCTGAAGGACCCAGACCAGCTCTACACGACCCTCAAAAACCTGCTGGCCCAGATCAAG TCCCACCCTAGTGCCTGGCCGTTCATGGAGCCCGTGAAGAAGTCAGAGGCCCCAGACTACTACGAGGTCATCCGCTTCCCCATCG ACCTGAAGACCATGACAGAGAGGCTGCGCAGCCGCTACTACGTGACCCGTAAGCTCTTTGTAGCTGACCTGCAGCGGGTCATCGCCAACTGCCGCGAGTACAACCCCCCGGACAGCGAGTACTGCCGCTGCGCCAGCGCCCTGGAGAAGTTCTTCTACTTCAAGCTCAAGGAGGGCGGGCTCATTGACAAGTAG
- the KAT2A gene encoding histone acetyltransferase KAT2A isoform X3: MTEPSQASTPAPAAQPRPLQSPAPAPTPTPTLSPASAPTPAPTPASAPAPATAPAGSTGTGGPGVGSGGTGSGGDPARPGLSQQQRASQRKAQVRGLPRAKKLEKLGVFSACKANETCKCNGWKNPKPPTAPRMDLQQPAANLSELCRSCEHPLADHVSHLENVSEDEINRLLGMVVDVENLFMSVHKEEDTDTKQVYFYLFKVSFFQLLRKCILQMTRPVVEGSLGSPPFEKPNIEQGVLNFVQYKFSHLAPRERQTMFELSKMFLLCLNYWKLETPAQFRQRSQAEDVATYKVNYTRWLCYCHVPQSCDSLPRYETTHVFGRSLLRSIFTVTRRQLLEKFRVEKDKLVPEKRTLILTHFPKFLSMLEEEIYGANSPIWESGFTMPPSEGTQLVPRPATVSAAVVPSAPIFSPTMAGGSNSSLSLDSGGAEPMPGEKRKLPENLTLEDAKRLRVMGDIPMELVNEVMLTITDPAAMLGPETSLLSANAARDETARLEERRGIIEFHVIGNSLTPKANRRVLLWLVGLQNVFSHQLPRMPKEYIARLVFDPKHKTLALIKDGRVIGGICFRMFPTQGFTEIVFCAVTSNEQVKGYGTHLMNHLKEYHIKHNILYFLTYADEYAIGYFKKQGFSKDIKVPKSRYLGYIKDYEGATLMECELNPRIPYTELSHIIKKQKEIIKKLIERKQAQIRKVYPGLSCFKEGVRQIPVESVPGIRETGWKPLGKEKGKELKDPDQLYTTLKNLLAQIKSHPSAWPFMEPVKKSEAPDYYEVIRFPIDLKTMTERLRSRYYVTRKLFVADLQRVIANCREYNPPDSEYCRCASALEKFFYFKLKEGGLIDK; encoded by the exons ATGACGGAACCTTCCCAGGCCTCGACCCCGGCCCCGGCCGCGCAGCCCCGTCCCCTTCagtccccagcccccgccccaaCTCCGACTCCTACCCTCAGCCCGGCTTCGGCCCCGACTCCGGCTCCCACTCCGGCatcagccccagccccagctacAGCCCCAGCCGGGAGCACAGGGACTGGGGGGCCCGGGGTAGGAAGTGGGGGTACCGGGAGCGGGGGTGATCCGGCTCGACCTGGCCTGAGCCAGCAGCAGCGCGCCAGCCAGAGGAAGGCGCAAGTCCGGGGGCTGCCGCGCGCCAAGAAGCTTGAGAAGCTAGGGGTCTTCTCGGCTTGcaag GCCAATGAGACCTGCAAGTGCAATGGCTGGAAAAACCCCAAGCCCCCCACTGCACCCCGCATGGACCTGCAGCAGCCAGCTGCCAACCTGAGCGAGCTGTGCCGCAGCTGTGAGCACCCCTTGG CCGACCACGTGTCCCACCTGGAGAATGTGTCAGAGGATGAGATTAACCGGCTCTTGGGGATGGTGGTGGACGTGGAGAATCTGTTCATGTCTGTTCACAAGGAGGAGGATACGGACACCAAGCAGGTCTATTTCTACCTCTTCAAGGTGAGCTTCTTCCAA CTCCTGCGGAAATGCATCCTGCAGATGACTCGGCCCGTGGTGGAGGGGTCCCTGGGCAGCCCCCCTTTTGAGAAGCCTAATATTGAGCAG GGTGTGCTGAACTTTGTGCAGTACAAGTTTAGTCATCTGGCTCCCCGGGAGCGGCAGACAATGTTCGAGCTCTCGAAGATGTTCCTGCTCTGCCTTAACTACTGGAAGCTTGAGACGCCTGCCCAGTTTCGGCAGAGGTCTCAGGCCGAGGACGTGGCTACCTACAAGGTCAATTATACCAG ATGGCTCTGTTACTGCCACGTTCCCCAGAGCTGCGATAGCCTTCCCCGGTACGAGACCACTCACGTCTTTGGGCGGAGCCTTCTCCGCTCCATCTTCACCGTTACCCGGCGACAGCTGCTGGAGAAGTTCCGGGTGGAGAAGGACAAGCTGGTGCCCGAGAAGAGGACCCTCATTCTCACCCACTTCCCCAA ATTCCTGTCTATGCTGGAGGAGGAGATCTACGGGGCAAACTCTCCAATCTGGGAGTCGGGCTTCACCATGCCGCCCTCGGAGGGAACCCAGCTGGTGCCCCGGCCGG CTACAGTCAGCGCTGCGGTTGTTCCCAGCGCCCCCATCTTCAGTCCCACCATGGCTGGGGGCAGCAACAGCTCCTTGAGCCTGGATTCCGGAGGGGCTGAGCCCATGCCAG GCGAGAAGAGGAAGCTCCCAGAGAACCTGACCCTGGAGGATGCCAAACGGCTCCGTGTGATGGGTGACATCCCCATGGAGCTCGTCAATGAGGTCATGCTCACCATCACGGATCCTGCGGCCATGCTCGGGCCTGAG ACGAGCTTGCTGTCGGCTAACGCCGCCCGGGATGAGACTGCCCGCCTGGAGGAGCGCCGCGGCATCATCGAGTTCCACGTCATTGGCAACTCGCTCACGCCCAAGGCCAACCGGCGGGTGTTGCTGTGGCTCGTAGGGCTGCAGAACGTCTTCTCCCACCAGCTGCCACGCATGCCCAAGGAGTACATCGCCCGCCTCGTCTTTGACCC GAAGCACAAGACTCTGGCCTTGATCAAGGACGGGCGGGTCATTGGTGGGATCTGCTTCCGCATGTTTCCCACCCAGGGCTTCACGGAGATTGTCTTCTGCGCTGTCACCTCAAACGAGCAGGTCAAG GGCTATGGGACTCACCTGATGAACCACCTGAAGGAGTATCACATCAAACACAACATTCTCTACTTCCTCACCTACGCCGACGAGTACGCCATTGGCTACTTTAAAAAGCAG GGCTTCTCCAAGGACATCAAGGTGCCCAAGAGCCGCTACTTGGGCTACATTAAGGACTATGAGGGCGCGACACTGATGGAGTGTGAGCTGAACCCTCGAATTCCCTACACGGAGCTGTCCCACATCATCAAGAAGCAGAAggag ATCATCAAGAAGCTGATTGAGCGCAAACAGGCACAGATCCGAAAGGTCTACCCCGGGCTCAGTTGCTTCAAGGAGGGTGTGAGGCAGATCCCTGTGGAGAGCGTCCCCGGCATTC GAGAGACGGGCTGGAAGCcgctggggaaggagaaggg GAAGGAGCTGAAGGACCCAGACCAGCTCTACACGACCCTCAAAAACCTGCTGGCCCAGATCAAG TCCCACCCTAGTGCCTGGCCGTTCATGGAGCCCGTGAAGAAGTCAGAGGCCCCAGACTACTACGAGGTCATCCGCTTCCCCATCG ACCTGAAGACCATGACAGAGAGGCTGCGCAGCCGCTACTACGTGACCCGTAAGCTCTTTGTAGCTGACCTGCAGCGGGTCATCGCCAACTGCCGCGAGTACAACCCCCCGGACAGCGAGTACTGCCGCTGCGCCAGCGCCCTGGAGAAGTTCTTCTACTTCAAGCTCAAGGAGGGCGGGCTCATTGACAAGTAG